The following is a genomic window from Streptomyces sp. BHT-5-2.
CAGAGTAGGGACAGGTCGTGTCCCGTCTGAGTTGACGTGCTCAGACTCTCGCCCCGGTCCGCCCCTTAACTGGGGTGCTGCCCTGGGCAGTGAGGGCAACCGCTTCGGCCCCAGGGAAGCCGAGGCGCCCAAACGCCCGCCCCGGTGGCCTGGACAGGTCGAGCGACCGGGGCGGGTTGCACGACGGCGCGGGGACGGTCTCCGTGTTGATGACCAGGAGGGGTTCACGGGAACATGGGCAAGAAGAACGAAGACGAATGGGACCCGCAGGCAAACCAGGGGCAGGCCACAGACCCCGACGCCCGGGTCTCTCAGAACGGTGACGTCCACAGCAGCATGGCTGACGACGAGGACCGCGAAGGGAAGTAACGCCCGTGATCCACGGCGAGCACCTGGCGAAAGATCTGCGGCGTGACCACGGGTTCGTTCACGTGGGACGCACCAGGGACGGTAACGCCGTGGTCATGCGCAAGGGCGACAGGTGGACCGTGGTCCCCCTTCGCTGGCTCACCGAAGAGGCGGTGGACACCATCAAGGCCCAGGCCGGAATCAGCCTCGTCTGAGTCTCCCCGCAGCAAAGGAACGCCCCTGCCGACAATGGCAGGGGTGTTCTTTGGTTCCTTCGGGCGTGTCAGAGCAGCGCCATGAAGGGGTTGGTGCTGGCGAGCGGTTCCGGCCGCTTCACCGGTTCCGGGGCCTGCTTGGGTGCCGGGCGGTAGGCGTCCATCTGCACCACGGTGGCGCGGTTCTCCTCACGCTCCGCGCTGGCCGGCGTCGGCTCGGGGTGACGGGAAGTGTCACCGCGGAGCGCGAAAATCGTCTTCGGCCGTCCTGCCTTCCCTTCCTTTTCCACGGTCACCGCGATTTCCGGCAGTGCCTTGACCTCCGCTGCGGTCGCCCCGACGTACGGGAGAACCTGAGAGGACGCGGCCCGTCCGCCGTGCAGTTCGATGCGGGCACGGACCTTCTCCGCCAAGCTGAGCGGCTGCCGCTTGCGAATGAGTGACATCTTGTCCCCCATTCCCGTGATGCTGACGGCGTCCTGAACCGACCGGCGAACCAGAGTGAAGGCAGCCGACAGCATCTCGTCCGTGATCATCTCGGAGCACTCGGAGGCAGCCAGGCATGCCGCGACCCTGAGCGTCTGCTCTGCGGTCCGTTCGATGAACACGGCCTGTCCCTCCGGCAGGGTCTCGCCCAGGATGCGGGCGTACCGCCTTACGATCCGCCACAGCGGCCGGGCGCGTTCCCCAAGCGTGATCACGCGGGGCCGGGCGGTGGCCCAGCCGTAGGCATCGGTTAGCGCATGCCCCTCCACCTGCGGCAGTGCCACCCGGTCGTCATCCAGCATGGGCACCGACCCGAGCAGGAAGGGAAGGATGCGGTTGTACGAACCGCCCGCAGCTTCCGACTCCCCCACGTACTTGGCCCAATCGGACGGCGTGATGTGGGAGTGGAGCACCATGGCCGGGTCTCGGACTTCCTGAGCCTCTTCCTTGGTGGTGTTCCGCAGCGTCGTCCCGTCCCACGCGGCCCGCAGTTTGGTGGTGAACGACGGGTCGCGCTTGACCCGCTTCAAAACCTCGGTCCATTCCTCTTCAACCACCAACGTCCTTACGTCCCGACCGTGTTCGGTCTCCACCGTGGCTTCCTGCTGCTCCCACAGATGGTTGACCATGCTCGCCCCAGACGTGATTCCGGACGTGGTGTGTGTGGCCAGGAACCGGCCCAGGGGCTTGTCCAGGACGTGTAGCGCGGCCCGCAGCGCGGTTCCCTTCCCCCTGCCCGTTCCGGCCACGAGGGCGGACCACAGCAACAGGGGCCGGGCGCTGCCACGGGAGGAGACCTTGACCGTTCCGCCGATGGCGGCCGACCACATCGACAGGGCGGCCACGTACACCCCCAAGGGGTCCGCTTCGAGGAACGGTGCGATACGGCGAACGGCACGGCCGATGGGACCGTAGAAGACAGGGCTGGTCATGACGTGTCTACCTCAAGGATGTACGTTGTTGCACGGGGGAACTGGCGGCGCCACCCACGGGGGGCGGCACCGCCAGGGAAACGGCACTCAGGCCGCTACTGCTTTTTCCTCGGACGCGTCCCGGTGCGCCAGCTCGTAGGCGTGGCGCACGTGCATGGGGATGCGCCCCTTGGACGGGACGACGTAGCCGTTCTCCCGTGCCCAGGTACGTACGGCCTTGTTGCGCTCCCGCTCGGACATGACCTTGGGGCCGACCTTGGCAGGCTCGGGGAGCGAGTCTCCGCCGACCAACTCACCAGCGCATACAGCCGACTTGAAGCGGCCCGGCACTCGTACGTCCATGCACGGAATGCCACGCTCCCGCGCATCTCGCAGCTTGGTTCCGTTGCGGTCGCCACCCTCGCCCACGATCAGTAGGGCTGTGGACTCATCCGCACGGCCCACCACTTCGTAGCCCAGGCTCCGCACGGCCTCGCGGGCCGTGTCCCAGTCGTACCCCGGTACCTCACCCGCGATCATGACGGATCGCACAGACTCAGGCTCGCTCGCTTCCCCGCCCACGTCGCGTTCATCGCACTCCGTCACGACAGGCGACGGCTCAGCCGCGTGCGCCGGGGCAGGCTCAGCAACCGGGACACTCACCGGCTCAGGCTCGGTTGCCTTGCCCTCACCCTCCGAGGGAGCGCCGAGCGCATCACACAGGTAGCGGCCAAAGGTGACGTTGTGTTCCAAGCAGAGGTCCCAGGAATGGCGCCCCAGCGTCAGCGCGTCAGTTGCTTCTACCTCGGAACCGTCACGCGCCATGTGGGCGTCGCACAGAACCTTTTCAACGGGCATGAGCACGGTCTTACGCATGGCGCGAAAATCCTTTGAATCGGGCTTGACAGATGAAGCCTCAGTGAGTGGCCGGAGCGCTGCTCTAACGGCCGTCCGCATTCGTTGTTGCGGTGCGAGATCAACTCTGCCAACCGTCAATCACAGAACAGTAACGTACGAATAACTGAAGCGTTACTCTCGTGAATGCGACCCGGGGATAATGCGAATTGAGAAGTAATGAGGACCCACCGGGGGTGCCTTCCTCAAACCGTGTACGGGTATGAGATCTCTAGGAGGCCGGCTGGCGGCCTCGCCAGATCCCGTGTGCATGTCAGTGGCAGTGCGCTCTCAATGCCCTTCAGGGGGCTTCCCGGGGTCTTTAGAGCACGAAAACTGGAAGATCCGAACCCCAGAGTGGCGGACAGATGTCCACTCAGCCCCCTCCGCAGTGCCCTCGGTCTCACTTTGATGGAGTGGCGGTACGGTTCCACGCGGATAACAGGTACGTATTTAGTGCCGGGGATTATATATACCCTCACCTGGTGTTCGTGCCTGTTGTTACCCCTCAGCGGGGGTGGATGCTGCTGCAAGCGAGCCTCCCCAACTGGACCATCAGCTAGGCCCAAGCTCGTCCTCCCTTGCCAGGGGGCCGTCCCTGCCGAAGGCCCGCTCAGGTAAGACTCAAAGCA
Proteins encoded in this region:
- a CDS encoding DUF3987 domain-containing protein, producing the protein MTSPVFYGPIGRAVRRIAPFLEADPLGVYVAALSMWSAAIGGTVKVSSRGSARPLLLWSALVAGTGRGKGTALRAALHVLDKPLGRFLATHTTSGITSGASMVNHLWEQQEATVETEHGRDVRTLVVEEEWTEVLKRVKRDPSFTTKLRAAWDGTTLRNTTKEEAQEVRDPAMVLHSHITPSDWAKYVGESEAAGGSYNRILPFLLGSVPMLDDDRVALPQVEGHALTDAYGWATARPRVITLGERARPLWRIVRRYARILGETLPEGQAVFIERTAEQTLRVAACLAASECSEMITDEMLSAAFTLVRRSVQDAVSITGMGDKMSLIRKRQPLSLAEKVRARIELHGGRAASSQVLPYVGATAAEVKALPEIAVTVEKEGKAGRPKTIFALRGDTSRHPEPTPASAEREENRATVVQMDAYRPAPKQAPEPVKRPEPLASTNPFMALL
- a CDS encoding histone-like nucleoid-structuring protein Lsr2 codes for the protein MRKTVLMPVEKVLCDAHMARDGSEVEATDALTLGRHSWDLCLEHNVTFGRYLCDALGAPSEGEGKATEPEPVSVPVAEPAPAHAAEPSPVVTECDERDVGGEASEPESVRSVMIAGEVPGYDWDTAREAVRSLGYEVVGRADESTALLIVGEGGDRNGTKLRDARERGIPCMDVRVPGRFKSAVCAGELVGGDSLPEPAKVGPKVMSERERNKAVRTWARENGYVVPSKGRIPMHVRHAYELAHRDASEEKAVAA